A region of the Propionispora hippei DSM 15287 genome:
CAATTTGATAATAGCCATGAAGTCGTAGAATTAGAGAGGCTTTCTCAGTTATTTCACGCCTTACAATTAGACGTAACCGATTTATAAAGGCTTATTTTACACGTGATAGTGTCTGTAATAATTGGGCGGTTATAAATCAATATAGAATTTTACTGAATCTCCGGCTTTGGCTGGGGATTTTTTTATACAATCCAGACCGGGTGAAACTGAAGCAGCGGGCTGGAGATTGTATAGTATTGGCCAAGGATAGCGAACTGACAGCCATTTATTAAAGATTTCTACTGTTTTAATATGTAAGCAAACGCTAAAACACAGGGCTTGTTATCTGAAACACTAATAGACATAAGCTGGCATAATATCTAAAACTGTAAAAGAATAACAGTCCATAGTGTTTGGCATGATTATTGCTTAATAAATGGAAAATAAACGAATTCTTAATAAATCAGAGCGTTGAAATGAAACTTTATAAAACTAAGCGCCTGAAGGAACCTTAGTTAGCCGCCAACCCCAGCCGGCACAGTTTCCAGAGAAATCCGGTTCAGTTGCGGACTGGGCTGCAGTTATATGTTAATCCTTCCCCCAAAAACTGATGAAAGGAGTTGAACCAACTAAGGGAAAAAATGTGGGCAGTATCACGACAAATAACATGGAGGAAAAATGAATGAAGAACCTGCTTAACACGCTCATGATACTCGGTGTGATCTCAGTTCTGGCGTTGCTTTTGCTAGTACCCGTGTACGCAGCTCCCGATAGCGGGACAGGTGTTGAAAAAATCCATGTCGATCTAGTGGGCTACCTCCCGGATTATCCCAAGGTTGCAACGATTGTTGCCGGTAAAGGGGCAAAAGAATTTAAAGTAGTCGATGCCGTTACTAACAAGCTGATCTACAAGGGGAAACTGTCGGCCCCGCGCTTAGATATTTCCTCAGGCGATACTGTCAGACAGGCTGATTTTTCGGCGATTACGGCGACTGGCACATATATCGTCGCTGTTGATGGTATAGGCACTTCCGACCCCTTTAAAATTGAAAATAATGTATATAATATTCCCTTTATACATACGCTGCGGTCTTTTACTCTGGCGCGCTGCAACACGGCTGTTAATGACCCGGTCACCGGTTTGAGCTATGCCGCCAGCCATGAGAAATATAAGACTGCCAAAGTGTTCTTTACCGATGATGTCAGTACGGCCGGACAAATCCTGGATGTAAGCGGCGGCTGGTATGATGCCGGTGATTTTGGCAAGTATATCCCCACGGCCGGGGTCACGGTCGCCAATCTGTTACTGGCCTATGAACAGCATCCGGAAAAGTTTACAAAAGGGCAAATGTTTTTCCCGGCAGGCCTGTCAACCGTTGACCCATCCACGGCTATGCCTGACGTATTGGCGGAAATGAAGTACGAACTGGATTGGATGTTGAAAATGCAGCGCCCCGACGGTGGTGTATATCTCAAAACCTCAGGCAAGTATTGGCCGGATTTAAAGATCAGGCCGGAAGAAGATGTACAGAACCGTTATATTTATGGCCTTTCTACCTATGGCACGGCTATTTTTGGCGCAACCAATGCGATGGCCGCCCGCATTTATGAACCGTACGATCCTGCATATGCCCAAATCCTGTTAGACTCTGCCCAAAAAGCCTTTGCCTTCTTAGAAAGCCACCCGGAACCGATCTTCCGGATGGACGCAAATCAGGATAACGGCTCAGGCCCTTATGAAAAAACAAAAGAGAACGGACAGCGTACCTGGCTTTCTTCTGTAAAAAAGGAGAATCCCACCTTGCCAATGCCGGCCGATGCAGAAGAACGCATCTGGATTGCGGCAGAATTGTTTAAGACTACAGGAGATAAAACCTATGAAGCCTATCTCAAGGCCACGCCTGCCGCCATCCTGACTGTCGTTCCCGATGCATTCTCCTGGATGAATACTCTTGCATTGGGACAG
Encoded here:
- a CDS encoding glycoside hydrolase family 9 protein, yielding MKNLLNTLMILGVISVLALLLLVPVYAAPDSGTGVEKIHVDLVGYLPDYPKVATIVAGKGAKEFKVVDAVTNKLIYKGKLSAPRLDISSGDTVRQADFSAITATGTYIVAVDGIGTSDPFKIENNVYNIPFIHTLRSFTLARCNTAVNDPVTGLSYAASHEKYKTAKVFFTDDVSTAGQILDVSGGWYDAGDFGKYIPTAGVTVANLLLAYEQHPEKFTKGQMFFPAGLSTVDPSTAMPDVLAEMKYELDWMLKMQRPDGGVYLKTSGKYWPDLKIRPEEDVQNRYIYGLSTYGTAIFGATNAMAARIYEPYDPAYAQILLDSAQKAFAFLESHPEPIFRMDANQDNGSGPYEKTKENGQRTWLSSVKKENPTLPMPADAEERIWIAAELFKTTGDKTYEAYLKATPAAILTVVPDAFSWMNTLALGQWAYITNPKADQALQAKTRKAFLQYADNTVKQIAADGYGCSLRNDEYTWASNRIAAAKGNMLLLAYQLQPRPEYVQGALEQIHYLLGRNTNGVSYVTGAGIRAPQHVHNRIAESTGIKVPGQLVGGPNNWPGGDPLQAKTVSNEKWPPAKVYFDVSASYSTNEYAIDYTAPVSYLLAYFSQPDDKLTAEALKLSVQNKTIR